The Terriglobus sp. RCC_193 genome contains a region encoding:
- a CDS encoding DUF4230 domain-containing protein, whose protein sequence is MANEPVVDEERWRQYQAAREQRIAYKEKPRSRVGAVLLGLLIFFVLGGVGAVWLLRHAGNHDVEGKLASFLLGGRDTFNTNAPDVVSQIQRLNRLETVSYSVDTVVEGKHQNAVLPDLLFGDRLILVVHGQVIAGVDLSQLKPEQVKVDGRSVTVDLPPSQIFTTKIDTAKTKVFARTTGLLVQADPSLEMDTQKLAETQILQAASGDGILDTARANARLGMESLLRGLGFQQVTVK, encoded by the coding sequence ATGGCGAACGAACCTGTGGTGGATGAAGAACGGTGGCGTCAGTATCAGGCGGCGCGCGAACAGCGGATTGCGTACAAGGAGAAGCCGCGGAGCCGCGTGGGTGCGGTGCTGCTGGGCTTGCTGATCTTCTTTGTGCTGGGCGGCGTGGGCGCGGTGTGGCTGCTGCGCCATGCGGGCAACCATGATGTCGAAGGGAAGCTGGCGAGCTTTCTGCTGGGTGGGCGTGACACATTCAACACCAACGCGCCGGATGTGGTGAGCCAGATTCAGCGGCTGAATCGGCTGGAGACGGTGAGCTATTCCGTGGATACGGTTGTGGAAGGCAAGCATCAGAATGCGGTGTTGCCGGATCTGTTGTTTGGCGACCGGCTGATCCTGGTGGTTCATGGGCAGGTGATTGCGGGGGTGGATCTGTCGCAGTTGAAGCCGGAACAGGTGAAGGTGGATGGGCGGTCGGTGACGGTGGACTTGCCGCCTTCACAGATATTCACCACGAAGATTGATACGGCGAAGACGAAGGTGTTTGCGCGGACGACGGGTCTGCTGGTGCAGGCGGACCCGAGCCTGGAGATGGATACGCAGAAGCTGGCAGAGACACAGATTCTGCAGGCGGCGTCGGGGGACGGCATACTGGATACGGCTCGCGCCAACGCACGGCTTGGGATGGAGAGTTTGTTGCGCGGGCTGGGGTTTCAACAAGTGACCGTGAAGTAG
- a CDS encoding L,D-transpeptidase: MGWTRRDVVAGLAASMVCVAVAQKKKPAPPPPAEPPLTGPDAADTIQGLKPGQYLWAPSLAPEGPVLAVVSLSLQRVYVYRNGVLIAVSTLSSGKKGHRTPTGVFTVLQKQVMHHSNLYNNAPMPYMERLTWGGVAMHAGHLPGYAASHGCVRLPYEFSRKLYTVTKLGMTVVVTDSDAVPRVAPAPDLLEAAQSVEQAQQEPVMWQPEKSPTGPMSLVLSGADRRLMVLRNGVLIGSATVTVNGPITETMGFTLTSMEGGNFHWLQLPLSGQSPEPGHEMTAEERSRVRLPQDFRVALDKEIVPGTTLLVTGDSMRASSAGEKVVVFASGGS, translated from the coding sequence ATGGGTTGGACGCGGCGTGACGTGGTGGCTGGTCTTGCGGCTTCGATGGTGTGTGTGGCCGTTGCACAAAAGAAGAAGCCCGCTCCGCCTCCTCCTGCTGAACCTCCTCTGACCGGGCCAGATGCTGCGGATACGATTCAGGGGTTGAAGCCGGGGCAGTATTTATGGGCTCCGTCGCTGGCTCCGGAAGGACCGGTGCTGGCGGTGGTGAGCCTGTCGCTGCAGCGTGTGTATGTGTATCGCAATGGTGTGTTGATTGCGGTGTCGACGCTGTCGTCGGGCAAGAAGGGACACCGGACGCCGACAGGTGTGTTCACGGTTTTGCAGAAGCAGGTGATGCATCACTCGAATCTTTATAACAACGCACCGATGCCCTACATGGAACGGCTGACATGGGGTGGTGTGGCGATGCACGCGGGGCATTTGCCGGGATATGCGGCCTCGCATGGGTGTGTTCGCCTGCCGTATGAGTTTTCCAGGAAGCTGTATACCGTGACGAAGCTGGGTATGACGGTGGTGGTGACGGATAGCGATGCGGTGCCGCGTGTGGCTCCTGCGCCGGATCTGCTGGAGGCTGCGCAGAGTGTGGAGCAGGCGCAGCAGGAACCGGTGATGTGGCAGCCGGAGAAGAGTCCGACGGGGCCGATGTCGCTGGTGCTGAGCGGGGCGGATCGCAGGCTGATGGTGCTGCGCAACGGTGTGCTGATCGGGTCGGCGACGGTGACGGTGAATGGGCCGATCACGGAGACGATGGGATTCACGCTGACGTCGATGGAGGGCGGGAATTTTCATTGGCTGCAGTTGCCGCTGTCAGGGCAATCACCGGAGCCGGGGCATGAGATGACCGCGGAGGAACGCTCGCGTGTACGGCTGCCACAGGATTTTCGTGTGGCGCTGGATAAGGAGATTGTGCCAGGTACGACGCTGCTGGTGACCGGGGATTCGATGCGGGCTTCGAGTGCTGGGGAGAAGGTTGTGGTGTTTGCGAGCGGTGGTTCTTAG
- a CDS encoding PQQ-binding-like beta-propeller repeat protein, with translation MRHIIAASLVLLPLALHAQTNDWPSYNRTLNGQRFAPQTEITPANAANLKELCRYDLKTQSSFQTGPVVVAGTMYLTTAHDTIAIDANTCAEKWRAHEDYTMAIPNDTNRGVAFADGRVFRGTQDARLLAYDAASGKKLWDISLGDPKHLETTSAAVLAWKGMVFTGNAGSSKAPTKGRMYGIEAATGKIIWEQYMVPRSAEDKSRGPAAPAPKVKGTADEGGTPWTAFTLDEATGTLYVPGGNPSSSDDVSFSVALDAKTGAIKQSYLPVAHDFHDWEVSAAPLLYSINGKAMLASATKDGRIYAGDIKTGKPAWTANATTVSNETAPLTKEGIHVCPGTLGGNEWSNPAYSPATKLIYNGAVDWCATLSSTATPKPKIAFDAPTQATGWIKAFHPATGKEAWSFHTPAPVVGGVTPTAGNLLFAGDLGGTLYAFNAKTGDIAWKTATGGAIGGGVISYAIAGKQRIAVTSGMKSNTWPMASGSSSIVIYGLK, from the coding sequence ATGCGTCACATCATCGCCGCCAGCCTCGTCCTTCTGCCGCTCGCACTCCACGCACAAACCAACGACTGGCCCAGCTACAACCGCACGCTCAACGGCCAGCGCTTCGCCCCGCAGACTGAAATCACACCGGCAAACGCAGCAAACCTGAAAGAGCTCTGCCGTTACGACCTCAAGACACAAAGCAGCTTCCAGACCGGCCCCGTCGTCGTCGCAGGCACCATGTACCTCACCACCGCGCATGACACCATCGCCATCGACGCCAACACCTGCGCCGAAAAATGGCGCGCGCACGAGGACTACACGATGGCCATCCCCAACGACACCAACCGCGGCGTAGCCTTCGCCGATGGCCGCGTCTTCCGCGGCACACAGGACGCGCGCCTGCTCGCCTACGACGCCGCCTCCGGCAAGAAGCTATGGGACATCTCCCTGGGCGACCCGAAGCATCTTGAAACCACCTCCGCCGCTGTCCTCGCATGGAAGGGTATGGTCTTCACCGGCAACGCAGGCAGCAGCAAAGCACCCACCAAGGGCCGCATGTATGGCATCGAAGCCGCCACCGGCAAGATCATCTGGGAACAGTACATGGTCCCGCGCTCCGCGGAAGACAAATCCCGCGGCCCCGCAGCCCCCGCACCCAAAGTAAAGGGCACCGCTGACGAAGGCGGCACACCCTGGACTGCCTTCACACTCGACGAAGCCACCGGAACGCTCTACGTACCCGGCGGCAACCCGTCCAGCAGCGACGACGTAAGCTTCTCGGTCGCGCTCGATGCGAAGACAGGCGCCATCAAGCAGAGCTACCTTCCCGTCGCGCACGACTTCCATGACTGGGAAGTCTCCGCCGCACCGCTGCTCTATTCCATCAACGGCAAAGCCATGCTCGCCTCCGCCACCAAAGACGGACGCATCTACGCAGGCGACATCAAGACCGGCAAACCTGCATGGACAGCAAACGCTACCACGGTCAGCAACGAAACCGCACCACTCACCAAAGAAGGCATCCACGTCTGCCCCGGCACACTCGGCGGCAACGAATGGAGCAACCCCGCTTACTCCCCCGCAACCAAACTCATCTACAACGGAGCCGTCGACTGGTGCGCCACCCTCTCCAGCACCGCCACACCCAAACCCAAAATCGCGTTTGACGCACCCACGCAAGCCACCGGCTGGATCAAAGCATTCCATCCAGCCACTGGTAAAGAAGCATGGAGCTTCCACACACCCGCACCCGTCGTAGGAGGCGTAACACCCACCGCAGGCAATCTCCTCTTCGCAGGCGATCTCGGCGGTACCCTCTACGCCTTCAACGCAAAGACCGGCGACATCGCATGGAAGACCGCCACGGGAGGCGCAATCGGAGGTGGCGTCATCAGCTACGCCATCGCAGGCAAACAACGCATCGCCGTAACCTCGGGCATGAAGTCGAACACGTGGCCCATGGCCTCCGGCTCATCCTCCATCGTTATCTACGGACTGAAGTAG
- a CDS encoding UvrB/UvrC motif-containing protein: MAAEPIFEHEIAFDPAQAADALRQLPAGPAVVALFGHGATDRPHLMKSANVRRRLQRLLEPAEGQTKRLNLRDRIARIAWREAGSEFESLLLLYRAMHLAFGADEARKRMRLSSPFTIRFAAENAYPRIYVTNHLRRRSLQTTFGPFASRLAAERYCEAVEELFQIRRCYFELHPSPDDPGCIYGEMKKCMAPCQKRCSDAEYSAECEQVLAFLRTRGGSRIAALEAERDEASAAMEFEQAAAVHGRIAKVKAAAAFADELVQPLSELKAVLVMPCPSRAEDEAPHVAVWSFSDGCFCGPERVSLLGVRLAKEQAEVGSSLFAQPMMLAATPVDGSSSGSAEERMLAAVSRLFDGGSGARDMVELGDQLSLLKRWYYRPEKQRVGAIFFPVRGEWPVRRMVRAAAKLVAGPVEVVAKLDEVPE; this comes from the coding sequence GTGGCAGCGGAACCCATCTTCGAGCATGAGATTGCGTTTGATCCGGCGCAGGCGGCGGATGCGCTGCGGCAGTTGCCTGCGGGACCAGCAGTGGTGGCGCTGTTTGGGCATGGTGCGACTGACCGTCCGCATTTGATGAAGAGTGCGAATGTGCGTCGGCGATTGCAGCGTTTGCTGGAGCCTGCGGAGGGGCAGACGAAACGGCTGAATCTGCGCGACCGGATTGCGCGGATTGCGTGGCGTGAGGCTGGCAGCGAGTTTGAATCGTTGCTGCTGCTGTATCGGGCGATGCACCTGGCGTTTGGTGCGGACGAGGCACGGAAGCGGATGCGGTTGTCGTCTCCGTTCACGATTCGATTTGCAGCAGAGAATGCGTATCCGCGAATTTATGTGACGAACCATTTGCGTCGGCGTTCGTTGCAGACGACGTTTGGGCCGTTTGCTTCGCGGCTGGCTGCGGAGCGGTATTGCGAGGCCGTGGAAGAGTTGTTTCAGATTCGCCGATGCTACTTCGAATTGCATCCTTCGCCGGATGATCCGGGATGCATTTATGGCGAGATGAAGAAGTGCATGGCCCCATGTCAGAAGCGATGCAGCGATGCAGAGTACAGCGCGGAATGTGAGCAAGTGCTCGCATTCTTGCGGACGCGTGGGGGCTCGCGCATTGCAGCCCTGGAGGCGGAGCGCGATGAGGCTTCTGCCGCGATGGAGTTTGAGCAGGCGGCGGCGGTGCATGGGCGCATTGCGAAGGTGAAGGCCGCGGCTGCGTTTGCGGATGAACTCGTGCAGCCGTTGAGTGAGTTGAAGGCGGTGCTGGTGATGCCTTGTCCTTCACGTGCGGAGGATGAGGCTCCGCATGTGGCGGTGTGGAGCTTTAGCGATGGATGTTTCTGCGGGCCGGAGCGAGTGTCGCTGCTGGGTGTGCGGCTGGCGAAGGAGCAGGCGGAGGTTGGGTCCAGCTTGTTTGCGCAGCCGATGATGTTGGCGGCTACTCCGGTGGATGGTTCGTCTTCGGGGTCTGCGGAGGAGCGGATGCTGGCTGCGGTTTCACGTTTGTTTGACGGCGGCAGTGGTGCGCGCGACATGGTGGAGCTTGGAGATCAGTTGTCGCTGTTGAAGCGTTGGTATTACCGGCCGGAGAAACAGCGGGTGGGTGCGATCTTCTTTCCGGTGCGCGGGGAGTGGCCGGTGCGGAGGATGGTGCGGGCTGCGGCGAAGCTGGTGGCGGGGCCGGTCGAGGTTGTTGCGAAGCTGGATGAAGTGCCCGAGTAG
- a CDS encoding FtsX-like permease family protein, with protein sequence MISAHPLVTEHLRHNAQQAALDSLGIALAVMMMLTLAGASLDPASHPNKLIVAVRFMVVAVAWVATGSTFLFMVVNRYSQVRERTRQFAILRVLGGSLFFILILLLQETLLVALPGTIVGILLAYLHEWLISTILGGLFVLRTPYSFWLPAGTIAASVFFVASFCAAWRATKLEVLDALAYED encoded by the coding sequence ATGATCTCCGCCCATCCACTGGTGACAGAACACCTCCGTCATAATGCTCAGCAAGCCGCGTTGGACTCTTTGGGAATAGCGTTAGCGGTCATGATGATGCTGACGTTAGCTGGAGCATCGCTTGATCCCGCCAGTCATCCGAATAAACTCATCGTTGCGGTGAGGTTCATGGTTGTCGCTGTAGCTTGGGTGGCAACGGGATCAACGTTTCTCTTCATGGTGGTCAACAGATACTCCCAAGTAAGAGAACGCACACGGCAATTCGCAATTCTCCGAGTTTTGGGTGGATCACTCTTCTTCATTCTGATCCTCCTTCTTCAGGAGACACTCCTCGTTGCTCTGCCGGGAACGATTGTTGGAATCCTCCTTGCCTACCTTCATGAATGGCTGATTTCAACTATTCTTGGTGGTTTGTTTGTGTTGCGGACTCCATACAGTTTTTGGCTGCCTGCTGGAACGATAGCTGCTTCAGTATTCTTCGTAGCTAGCTTTTGCGCTGCATGGCGAGCCACGAAACTCGAGGTGCTTGACGCGTTGGCATATGAAGACTGA
- a CDS encoding ArsR/SmtB family transcription factor produces MNKLDTTFAALSDPTRRAMIERLARGPASVHGLTEPFALSQQMISKHIAYLVRARIVVKTKRGRESVCSLRPESIKTVSDWAFNYRRLWEERLDRLDAVVTQLKKEEISNGKQHGK; encoded by the coding sequence GTGAATAAACTGGACACAACATTTGCGGCTTTGTCTGACCCGACGCGGCGAGCCATGATTGAACGGCTTGCGCGTGGGCCAGCCTCGGTGCATGGGTTAACCGAGCCGTTTGCACTGTCGCAGCAGATGATTTCGAAGCACATTGCCTATCTGGTACGGGCACGGATTGTCGTCAAGACAAAGCGTGGACGAGAGAGCGTGTGCTCACTTCGTCCTGAGTCGATCAAGACAGTCAGTGACTGGGCCTTTAACTATCGCCGCCTTTGGGAAGAGCGCCTGGACAGGCTGGATGCGGTTGTAACTCAACTGAAGAAAGAGGAGATCAGCAATGGGAAACAGCATGGCAAATGA
- a CDS encoding SRPBCC domain-containing protein — protein sequence MANETERMTITRVFDAPRELVWKAWTDPKYVMQWWGPKGFTAPVCKMDFRVGGKYLCCMRMPDGQECWNAGEYHEIVLYEKIVSSMYFSDSEGNKIDPEQLGIEHEVVEGAYDTTLFEDLGDGKTKLTFIGNEPMKDAAESGQLEGWKEILDKVADVVARLVQAA from the coding sequence ATGGCAAATGAAACAGAGCGGATGACCATTACGCGAGTATTTGATGCGCCGCGTGAACTGGTTTGGAAGGCATGGACTGACCCGAAGTACGTGATGCAGTGGTGGGGGCCGAAGGGGTTCACAGCACCTGTTTGCAAGATGGATTTTCGCGTGGGAGGGAAATATCTCTGCTGTATGCGAATGCCGGATGGGCAGGAGTGCTGGAACGCTGGCGAATACCACGAGATCGTTTTGTACGAGAAGATCGTCTCCTCCATGTACTTCTCCGACTCGGAGGGAAACAAGATTGATCCAGAGCAATTGGGAATCGAACATGAGGTTGTAGAGGGGGCGTATGATACGACCCTGTTTGAGGATCTTGGAGATGGCAAGACAAAGCTAACTTTCATCGGAAATGAGCCCATGAAGGACGCAGCAGAGAGCGGTCAGCTGGAAGGCTGGAAAGAGATACTCGATAAGGTTGCTGACGTTGTCGCGAGGCTGGTGCAGGCAGCATAA
- a CDS encoding beta-L-arabinofuranosidase domain-containing protein has protein sequence MCITHPVSGYPRDISRNLALPFSSEESLPAMHLSRRDALKLGTLSAAATILPSGMAQQQKLAPTAFQPLPLGEIKPTGWLRRQLQVQADGMGGHLDEFWPDLSNNSGWLGGTGESWERGPYFLDGLYPLAVLLDNPKLKAKANRWVEWTLTHQQPNGMIGPASNNDWWPRMVMVKVLIQHYEATGDKRVPDVLTKYFHHQLAELPTRPLQSWGLYRWQDAAFGVQWLYDQTHDPELPKLAALLQKQGFDWEAEFRNFPFEKPTDKTILGPQGFDSPLPDRAMQAHGVNNGMALKTAAVQYRSNGKPEEHASFTYQLATLDKYHGLPNGMFSCDEHLAGPNPVQGTELCTVVDTMFSLEVALATFGDAAIADRIEKIAYNALPGTFTDDMWAHQYDQQPNQVQCSLNSKPWSTNGPESNLYGLEPHFGCCTANFHQGWPKFAASLAMRTPDDGLAITLYAPCDIKTKVRNTPVHVTVETEYPFRDTVRIIVNADKPTRFPLHLRGPAWTDAATATIAGQPTPLKPAAFTRIDRTWQPGETILIKLPMQPRATRWFHNSLAIERGPLLFSLDPGQSWMKLRDRKPTADWQVFPTGPWNYALAADESTVPNLKVEEKPVGDRPFATATPAVTIAVLAHQVDRWRSTDGVANTLPESPLTGKDLASARPQETITLVPYAGAKLRISAFPQIKT, from the coding sequence TTGTGCATCACCCACCCCGTTTCTGGCTACCCGCGTGACATCTCACGGAATCTGGCGCTACCCTTCTCCTCTGAGGAATCCCTGCCAGCCATGCATCTTTCCCGCCGCGACGCACTGAAACTCGGCACTCTTTCCGCCGCCGCCACCATCTTGCCCAGCGGCATGGCTCAGCAGCAAAAGCTGGCCCCAACGGCTTTCCAGCCGCTCCCGCTGGGCGAAATCAAGCCCACCGGCTGGCTCCGTCGCCAGCTCCAGGTACAGGCCGATGGCATGGGCGGCCACCTCGACGAGTTCTGGCCCGACCTCAGCAACAACAGCGGCTGGCTCGGCGGCACCGGCGAAAGCTGGGAGCGCGGCCCTTACTTCCTCGACGGCCTCTATCCCCTCGCCGTCCTGCTCGACAACCCCAAACTCAAAGCCAAAGCCAACCGCTGGGTCGAATGGACACTCACCCACCAGCAACCCAACGGCATGATCGGCCCCGCCAGCAACAACGACTGGTGGCCCCGCATGGTCATGGTCAAAGTCCTCATCCAGCACTACGAAGCCACCGGCGACAAACGCGTCCCCGACGTCCTCACGAAATACTTCCACCACCAGCTCGCGGAACTCCCCACCCGCCCGCTGCAAAGCTGGGGCCTCTACCGCTGGCAGGACGCAGCCTTCGGCGTCCAGTGGCTCTACGACCAGACGCACGATCCCGAACTCCCCAAACTAGCCGCACTCCTGCAAAAACAGGGCTTCGACTGGGAGGCCGAGTTCCGCAACTTCCCCTTCGAAAAACCCACAGACAAGACCATCCTCGGCCCGCAGGGCTTTGACTCGCCGCTGCCCGACCGCGCCATGCAGGCCCACGGCGTCAACAACGGCATGGCGCTGAAAACTGCCGCCGTCCAATATCGCTCCAACGGCAAGCCGGAAGAACACGCCAGCTTCACCTACCAGCTCGCCACGCTGGACAAATACCACGGCCTGCCCAACGGCATGTTCAGTTGCGACGAGCACCTCGCCGGCCCCAACCCCGTACAAGGCACCGAGCTCTGCACCGTAGTCGACACCATGTTCTCGCTCGAAGTCGCCCTGGCCACCTTCGGCGACGCCGCCATCGCAGACCGCATCGAGAAGATCGCCTACAACGCCCTGCCCGGCACCTTCACCGACGACATGTGGGCGCACCAGTACGACCAGCAGCCCAACCAGGTCCAGTGCAGCCTGAACAGCAAACCCTGGAGCACCAACGGTCCCGAATCCAACCTCTACGGCCTCGAACCGCACTTCGGCTGCTGCACCGCCAACTTCCATCAGGGCTGGCCCAAATTCGCCGCCAGCCTCGCCATGCGCACACCCGACGACGGCCTCGCCATCACCCTCTACGCCCCCTGTGACATCAAGACCAAAGTCCGCAACACGCCCGTCCACGTCACAGTAGAAACCGAGTACCCCTTCCGCGATACCGTCCGCATCATCGTCAACGCCGACAAGCCAACTCGCTTCCCGCTACACCTGCGCGGCCCCGCATGGACTGACGCAGCCACAGCCACCATCGCAGGCCAGCCCACACCACTCAAACCCGCAGCCTTCACCCGTATCGACCGCACATGGCAGCCGGGCGAAACCATCCTTATCAAGCTGCCCATGCAACCCCGGGCAACCCGCTGGTTCCACAACTCCCTCGCCATCGAGCGCGGCCCGCTCCTCTTCTCCCTCGACCCCGGCCAAAGCTGGATGAAGCTCCGAGACCGCAAACCCACCGCCGACTGGCAGGTCTTCCCCACCGGCCCCTGGAACTACGCGTTAGCCGCAGACGAATCCACCGTTCCAAATCTCAAGGTAGAAGAAAAACCAGTAGGCGACCGCCCCTTCGCGACAGCAACCCCAGCCGTCACGATTGCAGTCCTAGCCCATCAGGTAGACCGCTGGCGCAGCACCGACGGCGTAGCCAACACCCTCCCCGAAAGCCCGCTCACCGGCAAAGACCTGGCCAGCGCCCGCCCACAAGAAACCATCACGCTGGTCCCCTACGCCGGAGCCAAACTCCGCATCTCCGCCTTCCCGCAGATCAAGACCTAG